One stretch of Streptomyces sp. NBC_01142 DNA includes these proteins:
- a CDS encoding SWIM zinc finger family protein — MTPRTPSRHVDSRHDDRRRTFPALDPLTGPTGEEFASSWWGNAWVEALEDTALDRARLTRGRAYAGRGHVDAITVTPGRVMAYVHGSRPRPYRTEIRLRTLGDDDWDDFLAAAAARPDHIAALLDKDVPHALAAVADLLPAAGDLIPDCSCPDDGYPCKHAAALCYQTARLLDEDPFVLFLMRGRGEREILADLSHRNATRSAAERAGAATATPVPTVPAHEALAPRTLPALPPPFPVPTHTGRPPAYPHLSGAPYPPPASGRGYPHLASLALDLLATEAATRAHTLLVTGTDPIAELTAWQDAVRLAAAHPGSGLTASTRALYRDLAAATDHTPTDLARAVAAWRQGGLEALAVLEEPWDPPAGPFDRARPALIAADFPHFRPWRNHLSTRSLQLRFGRDGLWYGYESDPDREDWWPRGTPDADPVGALTALLGR; from the coding sequence ATGACCCCGCGCACCCCTTCCCGCCACGTCGACTCCCGGCACGACGACCGCCGCCGTACGTTCCCCGCCCTGGACCCCCTCACGGGCCCCACGGGCGAGGAGTTCGCGTCCAGCTGGTGGGGCAATGCCTGGGTGGAGGCGCTGGAGGACACCGCCCTCGACCGGGCGCGCCTCACCCGGGGCCGCGCGTATGCGGGCCGCGGCCATGTCGACGCGATCACGGTGACACCCGGCCGGGTCATGGCGTACGTCCATGGAAGCAGGCCGCGCCCGTACCGCACGGAGATCCGCCTTCGTACCCTCGGCGACGACGACTGGGACGACTTCCTGGCCGCTGCGGCGGCCCGCCCCGACCACATCGCGGCCCTGCTGGACAAGGACGTGCCGCACGCGCTGGCGGCCGTGGCGGACCTTCTGCCCGCTGCGGGCGACCTGATCCCCGACTGCTCCTGCCCGGACGACGGTTACCCCTGCAAGCATGCGGCCGCGCTCTGCTACCAGACGGCCAGGCTCCTGGACGAGGACCCGTTCGTACTGTTCCTGATGCGCGGCCGCGGCGAACGCGAAATCCTCGCCGACCTCTCCCACCGCAACGCGACCCGGTCGGCGGCCGAGCGCGCCGGCGCCGCGACCGCCACCCCCGTGCCCACGGTCCCGGCGCACGAGGCCCTCGCCCCGCGCACGCTCCCAGCTCTCCCGCCACCGTTCCCGGTGCCCACACACACGGGCCGCCCCCCTGCCTACCCCCATCTGTCCGGCGCCCCGTACCCTCCCCCAGCCTCCGGCCGGGGGTACCCCCATCTCGCTTCGCTCGCCCTGGACCTCCTCGCCACCGAGGCGGCCACCCGCGCCCACACCCTCCTGGTCACCGGCACCGACCCCATCGCAGAGCTGACGGCATGGCAGGACGCGGTCCGCCTGGCCGCCGCCCACCCCGGCTCCGGCCTGACCGCCTCCACCCGCGCCCTCTACCGCGACCTGGCCGCCGCCACGGACCACACCCCTACCGACCTCGCCCGCGCGGTGGCCGCATGGCGCCAGGGCGGCCTCGAGGCCCTTGCCGTGCTGGAAGAGCCCTGGGACCCGCCGGCCGGTCCCTTCGACCGGGCTCGCCCGGCCCTGATCGCCGCCGACTTCCCCCACTTCCGCCCCTGGCGCAACCATCTCTCCACCCGCTCCCTCCAACTCCGCTTCGGCCGCGACGGTCTCTGGTACGGCTATGAATCGGATCCGGACCGCGAGGACTGGTGGCCGCGGGGCACTCCGGACGCCGACCCGGTGGGCGCGCTCACCGCACTGCTGGGCAGATGA
- a CDS encoding DEAD/DEAH box helicase, which produces MLHTCAAVFVPAALPREGRVAFWDPDGDRLADAGGELTVVQRQGADVRSRTVPAMLLPVAEAVPLLTRARLHAAAHPAAACWGAAALHALHLVARGRLLPGLTATDHDAWRAGPLDADDIAQLRAIAAAMPSEAHAVPVAAPGALQLPDPEALVRSFFDAVADTLPRTPAAAYAAGAPFAALAAQHLPGAREWAAEAAAGMDAGVRVSLRLDLSAFELFDIAEEDGAARNAGAALVQVHSLADPTLVLDAARLWAGDGDEQFGPRARIDAVLALRRAARVWPPLARLLEQDVPDVLPLTEDELYELLGPGAARLDAAGVAVHWPKELARTLTAGAVVRSAPGSATDGTPFFDSEELLKFNWQLALDGDPLTEREMDALAESHRPIVRLRDQWVVLDPALVRKARKRELGLLEPVDALAVALTGTASVDGETVEAVPTGALATLRDRLTAVSAPVAPPAGLTATLRDYQLRGLAWLDLMTSLGLGGCLADDMGLGKTVTVIALHLHRARTAPTLVVCPASLLGNWQREITRFAPGVPVRRFHGADRTLPELDGGFVLTTYGTMRTSADRLAAHTWGMVVADEAQHVKNPFSATAKALRTIPTPARVALTGTPVENNLSELWALLDWTTPGLLGPLKAFRSRHARLVENGEDDDAVERLSRLVRPFLLRRKKSDPGIVPELPPKTESDHPVALTREQASLYEAVVRETMAAIEGAEGIARRGLVMKLLTALKQICNHPAQYLKEDTARLAGRSGKLALLDELLETILSEDGSVLIFTQYVSMARLLSAHLASRAVPSQLLHGGTPVAERERMVDRFQSGETPVFILSLKAAGTGLNLTRAGHVVHFDRWWNPAVEEQATDRAYRIGQTQPVQVHRLIAEGTVEDRIAEMLASKRALAEAVLGSGEAALTELTDRELADLVSLRRPS; this is translated from the coding sequence ATGCTGCACACCTGTGCCGCGGTCTTCGTTCCCGCCGCGCTGCCGCGCGAGGGGCGGGTCGCCTTCTGGGACCCGGACGGCGACCGGCTCGCGGACGCGGGCGGCGAGCTCACCGTCGTACAGCGCCAGGGGGCGGACGTCCGCAGCCGTACGGTCCCCGCCATGCTGCTGCCGGTCGCCGAGGCCGTACCGCTGCTGACCCGGGCCCGTCTGCACGCGGCGGCGCACCCCGCCGCGGCATGCTGGGGCGCGGCCGCGCTGCACGCCCTCCATCTGGTGGCGCGGGGCAGGCTGCTGCCCGGCCTGACCGCGACCGATCATGACGCCTGGCGGGCGGGCCCGCTCGACGCGGACGACATCGCCCAGCTGCGGGCGATCGCCGCCGCCATGCCCTCGGAGGCGCATGCCGTCCCGGTCGCCGCGCCGGGTGCGCTGCAGCTGCCCGATCCCGAGGCGCTGGTGCGGTCGTTCTTCGACGCGGTGGCCGACACTCTGCCGCGTACGCCCGCCGCCGCGTACGCCGCGGGGGCGCCGTTCGCCGCTCTTGCCGCCCAGCATCTGCCCGGAGCGAGGGAGTGGGCGGCGGAGGCCGCGGCCGGCATGGACGCCGGGGTGCGAGTCTCGCTGCGGCTCGACCTGTCCGCGTTCGAGCTCTTCGACATCGCGGAGGAGGACGGCGCGGCGCGCAATGCCGGCGCGGCCCTCGTCCAGGTGCACAGCCTCGCCGATCCGACGCTCGTTCTCGACGCCGCCCGGCTGTGGGCGGGCGACGGCGACGAGCAGTTCGGCCCGCGCGCCCGTATCGACGCGGTGCTGGCGCTGCGCCGCGCCGCCCGCGTCTGGCCGCCGCTCGCCCGGCTGCTGGAACAGGACGTGCCCGATGTGCTGCCGCTCACCGAGGACGAGCTGTACGAACTGCTGGGGCCGGGAGCCGCGCGGCTGGACGCGGCCGGGGTGGCCGTGCACTGGCCCAAAGAGCTCGCGCGTACGCTCACGGCCGGTGCGGTCGTACGGTCCGCGCCCGGCTCGGCGACGGACGGCACCCCGTTCTTCGACAGCGAGGAACTCCTTAAATTCAACTGGCAGTTGGCGCTGGACGGGGACCCGCTGACCGAGCGGGAGATGGACGCGCTCGCCGAGTCGCACCGGCCGATCGTGCGGCTGCGGGACCAGTGGGTGGTCCTCGACCCCGCTCTCGTACGGAAGGCGCGCAAGCGGGAACTGGGGCTGCTGGAACCGGTCGACGCGCTGGCGGTGGCGCTGACCGGCACCGCTTCGGTGGACGGCGAGACGGTGGAGGCGGTGCCGACGGGCGCGCTTGCCACGCTGCGCGACCGGCTCACCGCGGTCTCCGCTCCCGTCGCTCCCCCGGCGGGCCTGACCGCCACGCTGCGCGACTACCAGCTGCGGGGGCTTGCCTGGCTGGATCTGATGACCTCGCTCGGACTCGGCGGCTGCCTCGCGGACGACATGGGCCTCGGCAAGACGGTCACCGTGATCGCTCTCCACCTCCACCGTGCGCGTACGGCCCCGACCCTGGTCGTCTGCCCTGCCTCCCTGCTCGGTAACTGGCAGCGGGAGATCACCCGCTTCGCGCCCGGAGTGCCGGTGCGCCGCTTCCACGGCGCCGACCGGACCCTGCCCGAGCTCGACGGCGGCTTCGTCCTGACCACATACGGGACGATGCGTACGAGCGCGGACCGACTGGCCGCGCACACCTGGGGCATGGTCGTCGCCGACGAGGCGCAGCACGTCAAGAACCCCTTCTCCGCGACGGCCAAGGCCCTGCGCACCATCCCGACACCCGCCCGCGTCGCACTGACCGGCACTCCCGTCGAGAACAACCTCTCCGAGCTGTGGGCGCTGCTGGACTGGACGACCCCCGGCTTGCTCGGGCCGTTGAAGGCCTTCCGCTCCCGGCATGCGCGCCTGGTGGAGAACGGGGAGGACGACGATGCGGTCGAGCGGCTGTCCCGGCTGGTCCGCCCGTTCCTCCTGCGCCGCAAGAAGTCCGATCCGGGCATCGTGCCCGAGCTGCCGCCGAAGACGGAATCCGACCATCCCGTCGCGCTCACCCGCGAGCAGGCGTCGCTCTACGAAGCGGTCGTGCGGGAGACGATGGCGGCGATCGAGGGGGCGGAGGGCATCGCACGCCGCGGCCTGGTGATGAAGCTGCTGACCGCCCTCAAGCAGATCTGCAACCACCCTGCCCAGTACCTCAAGGAAGACACGGCCCGGCTGGCCGGCCGCTCCGGCAAGCTGGCCCTCCTCGACGAGCTGCTGGAGACGATCCTCTCCGAGGACGGCTCGGTCCTGATCTTCACCCAGTACGTCTCCATGGCCCGGCTGCTGTCGGCACACCTCGCGTCCCGGGCGGTCCCGTCCCAACTCCTGCACGGGGGAACGCCGGTGGCGGAGCGCGAGCGGATGGTGGACCGCTTCCAGTCCGGCGAGACTCCGGTCTTCATCCTCTCCCTCAAGGCGGCCGGCACCGGACTGAACCTGACCAGGGCGGGCCATGTCGTCCACTTCGACCGCTGGTGGAACCCGGCGGTCGAAGAACAGGCGACGGACCGGGCGTACCGCATCGGCCAGACCCAGCCGGTCCAGGTCCACCGGCTGATCGCGGAGGGCACGGTCGAGGACCGTATCGCCGAAATGCTCGCGTCCAAGCGGGCGCTGGCGGAAGCGGTCCTGGGCTCCGGAGAGGCGGCCCTGACCGAACTGACCGACCGTGAGCTGGCCGACCTCGTCTCCCTGCGGAGGCCTTCATGA
- the coaE gene encoding dephospho-CoA kinase: MLKVGLTGGIGAGKSEVSRLFVSYGAVLIDADKIAREVVEPGTPGLAAVVDAFGPEILAADGTLDRPKLGSIVFADPDRLAVLNKIVHPLVGARSMELEGAAGPDSVVIHDVPLLTENSLAGLYDLVVVVDASPETQLDRLVRLRGMAESEARARMGAQATREQRRAIADLVIDNDGLLEHLEPQVRKVWAELTQRAAAESGPS; this comes from the coding sequence ATGCTGAAGGTGGGCCTGACCGGCGGAATCGGAGCCGGCAAGAGCGAAGTGTCCCGTCTGTTCGTGTCGTACGGCGCGGTCCTGATCGATGCCGACAAGATCGCTCGCGAGGTCGTCGAGCCCGGAACGCCGGGGCTCGCCGCCGTTGTCGACGCCTTCGGCCCCGAGATCCTGGCCGCCGACGGCACCCTGGACCGGCCGAAGCTCGGCTCGATCGTCTTCGCCGATCCCGACCGCCTGGCAGTGCTCAACAAGATCGTTCATCCGCTGGTCGGAGCGCGCTCCATGGAGCTGGAAGGCGCAGCCGGGCCGGACTCGGTCGTGATCCATGACGTGCCACTGCTCACCGAGAACAGCCTGGCCGGGCTGTACGACCTGGTGGTCGTGGTGGACGCGTCGCCCGAGACCCAGCTGGACCGGCTGGTACGGCTGCGCGGAATGGCCGAGTCCGAAGCGCGGGCGCGCATGGGTGCGCAAGCCACACGTGAGCAGCGGCGGGCCATCGCCGATCTGGTCATCGACAACGACGGGCTGCTGGAGCATCTGGAGCCCCAGGTCCGCAAGGTCTGGGCGGAGCTGACGCAGCGGGCGGCCGCGGAGTCCGGCCCCTCCTAG
- a CDS encoding slipin family protein: protein MVEELVTAGIAVASGCAVYVLAGARVVKQYERGVVFRLGRLREEIRQPGFTMIVPVVDRLHKVNMQIVTMPVPAQDGITRDNVTVRVDAVIYFKVVVPADAVVQVEDYRFAVSQMAQTSLRSIIGKSDLDDLLSNREKLNQGLELMIDSPSIGWGVQIDRVEIKDVSLPEAMKRSMARQAEADRERRARVINADAELQASKKLAQAAGVMAEQPAALQLRLLQTVVAVAAEKNSTLVLPFPVELLRFLERAQQPAQPQADSGSPPAVESPAESKAESPVQPSSPQAVPPSPQAVPPLPPAVPPAA from the coding sequence ATGGTCGAGGAGCTGGTGACGGCGGGAATAGCGGTCGCGTCCGGCTGTGCGGTGTACGTACTGGCGGGTGCCAGGGTGGTCAAGCAGTACGAGCGGGGTGTGGTCTTCCGGCTGGGACGGCTGCGTGAGGAGATCCGCCAGCCCGGCTTCACCATGATCGTTCCGGTCGTCGACAGGCTGCACAAGGTCAATATGCAGATCGTGACGATGCCGGTGCCTGCGCAGGACGGCATCACCCGGGACAACGTCACGGTCAGGGTGGACGCGGTCATCTACTTCAAGGTCGTGGTCCCCGCCGATGCTGTGGTGCAGGTGGAGGACTATCGGTTCGCGGTCTCGCAGATGGCGCAGACGTCGCTGAGGTCGATCATCGGCAAGAGTGATCTCGACGATCTGCTGTCCAATCGGGAAAAGCTCAACCAGGGGCTGGAGTTGATGATCGACAGCCCGTCGATCGGGTGGGGTGTGCAGATCGACCGGGTGGAGATCAAGGACGTGTCGCTGCCCGAGGCCATGAAGCGCTCGATGGCGCGGCAGGCCGAGGCCGACCGTGAGCGGCGGGCCCGGGTCATCAACGCCGATGCAGAGCTTCAGGCCTCGAAGAAGCTGGCCCAAGCGGCCGGCGTGATGGCGGAACAACCCGCGGCGCTCCAGCTCCGGCTGCTCCAGACCGTCGTGGCCGTGGCGGCGGAGAAGAACTCCACGCTGGTGCTGCCGTTCCCGGTGGAGCTGCTGCGCTTCCTGGAACGCGCCCAGCAGCCGGCGCAGCCGCAGGCGGATTCCGGGTCGCCGCCGGCTGTGGAGTCCCCGGCGGAGTCGAAAGCAGAATCGCCGGTGCAGCCGTCGTCGCCGCAGGCCGTACCGCCGTCGCCGCAGGCTGTGCCGCCGTTGCCGCCCGCGGTGCCCCCCGCCGCGTAG
- a CDS encoding DoxX family protein, which translates to MSASTAPIATTAPIAPIAATAPDTNGFDTKLSRRSHLAVRTLQIVLAVFMAIPSAGPKLVGHSSAAESFDKIGFGDWFMYLTGGLELAGAIALVIPLLSGLSALAFMGLMTGAFITQITVFDGQYAITPVILFVAFGGIAWVRRNHTAELIALVRKRF; encoded by the coding sequence ATGTCCGCATCGACCGCCCCCATCGCCACCACCGCCCCCATCGCCCCCATCGCCGCGACCGCTCCCGACACGAACGGTTTCGACACGAAGCTGAGCCGCCGCTCGCACCTCGCGGTGCGTACGCTCCAGATCGTGCTCGCGGTGTTCATGGCGATCCCGAGCGCCGGCCCGAAGCTCGTCGGCCACTCCTCGGCGGCGGAGTCCTTCGACAAGATCGGGTTCGGCGACTGGTTCATGTACCTCACAGGCGGCCTGGAGCTGGCCGGCGCGATCGCGCTGGTGATCCCTCTCCTCTCGGGCCTTTCGGCGCTTGCCTTCATGGGCCTGATGACCGGTGCCTTCATCACTCAGATCACCGTGTTCGACGGCCAGTACGCGATCACGCCCGTCATTCTCTTCGTCGCCTTCGGCGGGATCGCCTGGGTACGGCGCAATCACACGGCCGAGCTGATCGCCCTCGTGCGCAAGCGCTTCTAG
- a CDS encoding tetratricopeptide repeat protein: MPKRNPETHVIDYRAAEQLLAARDPRGAVKLLDSVIAAHPENTAARLLRARAFFAAAQLRPAELEFELVLEREPDNAFAHFALARTYERAGRPEQAKRHFRLAAALDPKPEYVKAARFDSEA; the protein is encoded by the coding sequence GTGCCCAAGAGGAACCCGGAGACCCACGTCATCGACTACCGCGCGGCCGAGCAGTTGCTGGCCGCGAGGGATCCGCGCGGCGCCGTGAAGCTGCTGGACTCGGTGATAGCGGCACACCCGGAAAACACGGCGGCCCGCCTGCTGCGTGCCCGCGCCTTCTTCGCCGCGGCCCAACTGCGCCCGGCCGAGCTCGAGTTCGAGCTGGTCCTGGAACGCGAGCCGGACAACGCCTTTGCCCACTTCGCACTTGCCCGCACCTATGAGCGGGCCGGCCGTCCGGAACAGGCGAAGCGTCACTTCCGGCTGGCCGCGGCACTGGACCCCAAGCCCGAGTATGTGAAGGCCGCGAGGTTCGACTCGGAGGCCTGA
- a CDS encoding PAC2 family protein, which produces MLDPQGLYEWEPKGLAVVDMALAQESAGLVMLYHFDGYIDAGETGEQIVDNLLETLPHQVVARFDHDRLVDYRARRPLLTFRRDRWSGYETPTLDVRLVQDATGAPFLLLSGPEPDVEWERFAVAVRQIIERLGVRLAVNFHGIPMGVPHTRPVGLTPHGNRTDLMPGHRSPFDEAQVPGSAESLVEYRLMESGHDVLGVAAHVPHYVARSSYPDAALTALEAITAATGLVLPAVAHSLRTEAHRTQTEIERQIGEGDEELVTLVQGLEHQYDAMAGAETRGSLVAEPVDLPSADEIGREFERFLAEREGDN; this is translated from the coding sequence GTGCTTGATCCGCAGGGTTTGTACGAATGGGAGCCGAAGGGCCTCGCGGTCGTCGACATGGCGCTCGCGCAGGAATCGGCCGGCCTGGTCATGCTGTACCACTTCGACGGATACATCGACGCAGGTGAGACCGGTGAGCAGATCGTCGACAACCTGCTCGAGACGCTTCCCCACCAAGTGGTGGCCCGCTTCGACCACGACAGACTCGTGGACTACCGGGCCCGCCGCCCGCTGCTGACCTTCCGCCGTGACCGCTGGAGCGGCTACGAGACCCCGACGCTCGACGTCCGGCTGGTGCAGGACGCCACGGGTGCGCCGTTCCTGCTGCTGTCGGGACCCGAGCCGGATGTGGAGTGGGAGCGTTTCGCCGTAGCGGTGCGGCAGATCATCGAGCGGCTCGGAGTGCGGCTCGCGGTCAACTTCCACGGCATTCCGATGGGCGTCCCGCACACTCGTCCCGTCGGCCTCACCCCGCACGGCAACCGCACGGACCTCATGCCGGGCCACCGCAGCCCCTTCGACGAGGCGCAGGTGCCGGGCAGCGCCGAGTCGCTCGTCGAGTACCGCCTGATGGAGTCGGGCCACGACGTCCTCGGCGTCGCCGCGCACGTGCCGCACTACGTCGCCCGCTCCTCCTACCCGGACGCCGCCCTGACCGCACTCGAGGCGATCACGGCGGCCACGGGCCTGGTCCTGCCGGCCGTCGCACACTCGCTGCGGACCGAGGCGCATCGCACCCAGACCGAGATCGAGCGGCAGATCGGCGAGGGCGACGAGGAGTTGGTGACGCTGGTGCAGGGGCTCGAGCACCAGTACGACGCGATGGCGGGCGCCGAGACCAGGGGAAGTCTGGTCGCGGAGCCGGTGGACCTGCCGTCCGCCGACGAGATCGGCCGCGAATTCGAACGCTTCCTCGCGGAGCGGGAGGGTGACAACTAG
- a CDS encoding acyltransferase domain-containing protein, producing the protein MTRVVVELPEADDLGEILLDLAVPHEDINELLALRYRMTSDPGLRRQLDADVRALVRNMGQVDRAGKLSWMSGESGAVGRYFPVYVFVAALPYVRAYHRERSVPDDVSRRTLADLGRNMAVHRRRRGTGGLLIPGWIGLHFRGEIYQLGRLQFERARLGSRMGEAVRAAGLPLGPEDPCLNLHIPDFLGSLAPAACERSLARAREFFARHFPEERYRVATCHSWLLDPQVAAYLPKDSNIVRFQNRFRTAYEERQVRDGGPVGFVFGDPELPAEGLPRRTTLERAIGDHLRAGRHWYGGHGWFEI; encoded by the coding sequence GTGACACGCGTGGTGGTGGAGCTGCCGGAAGCGGACGACCTGGGCGAGATACTGCTGGATCTGGCCGTACCGCACGAGGACATCAATGAACTCCTCGCGCTGCGGTACCGGATGACCTCGGACCCGGGGCTGCGCCGACAGCTGGACGCGGACGTACGGGCGCTCGTCCGGAACATGGGGCAGGTCGACAGGGCAGGAAAACTGTCCTGGATGTCCGGGGAATCCGGGGCGGTCGGCCGCTACTTCCCGGTGTATGTGTTCGTGGCGGCACTCCCGTATGTGCGGGCGTACCACCGGGAGCGTTCCGTACCGGACGACGTGTCGCGGCGTACGCTCGCCGACCTCGGGCGCAATATGGCCGTTCACCGGCGGCGGAGGGGGACGGGCGGGCTGTTGATCCCGGGCTGGATCGGGCTGCACTTCCGGGGCGAGATCTATCAGTTGGGGCGGCTGCAGTTCGAGCGTGCCCGGCTCGGCAGCCGGATGGGGGAAGCCGTGCGGGCGGCCGGGCTGCCGCTCGGGCCCGAGGACCCGTGCCTGAATCTGCACATCCCGGATTTCCTCGGGTCGCTCGCACCCGCGGCGTGCGAGCGGTCCCTCGCGCGGGCCCGGGAGTTCTTCGCGCGGCACTTCCCGGAGGAGAGGTACCGGGTGGCCACGTGCCACTCCTGGCTGCTCGATCCGCAGGTCGCCGCGTATCTGCCGAAGGACTCGAACATCGTCCGCTTCCAGAACCGCTTCCGGACCGCGTACGAGGAGAGGCAGGTCCGCGACGGAGGTCCGGTCGGGTTCGTGTTCGGCGATCCGGAGCTGCCGGCGGAAGGGCTGCCGCGCCGCACCACCCTGGAGCGCGCCATCGGCGACCATCTGCGGGCGGGCCGCCACTGGTACGGCGGGCACGGCTGGTTCGAGATCTAG
- a CDS encoding DUF6343 family protein, with the protein MRTGSEPITARSPLRLRFWLSVWGLIWAAAGTAAFALAARPGWAAVCGALLLIVTVDLAMVLHHIHQGPHYQPGRDIPPYEPDHGGTGRGQ; encoded by the coding sequence ATGCGCACTGGGAGTGAGCCGATCACCGCACGCAGTCCCCTGCGGCTGCGGTTCTGGCTGAGCGTATGGGGCCTGATCTGGGCCGCCGCGGGCACGGCGGCCTTCGCACTCGCCGCCCGCCCGGGCTGGGCGGCCGTGTGCGGGGCCCTGCTCCTGATCGTCACGGTCGACCTGGCCATGGTTCTGCACCACATCCACCAGGGCCCGCACTACCAGCCGGGCCGCGACATCCCGCCGTACGAACCGGATCACGGCGGAACCGGGCGCGGTCAGTAG